GGCTTCATGCATGAAAGATTTTTTCTTTATAAACTTAACCATCAGCTTCACTAAAGATCCAAATTTCTGGGGCACATCAATTGGGTAGTTACAAAAGGCAGGTAACAGTTTCAGCAGCTCATGACCACATGTCCGCAACGTTTTCCCGTGACCTGACTTTTTAGCTGATGAACCAGAACATACATAAATGTCATTGAAAGAATTGTATATTCTTGCATGATGTAAAGCCAGTGGCGGAATAGTATAGTAAACCCTGACTGTAAAGTATATTTTAAATGCAAATAAAAATTATCACTGTCTGCATAGAAGAGTACCTACCTTCTTTAGAAGTAAGCATCAATGATTTTGCAAGGGGAACAATGTGGTCAACGTAATACTCAAGAGATGCCCCAACAATATGTCTTCTTAAGATAGGAATTAGCCAAGCATTTGTGCATGAGTGACTCTCAGCATGAAGGGTGATAGGAAGAAGTGTTAGTAGCTTCACTGGCCCCATGGCAACCACTGCAGCCCCAATGCATTGTTGAACCTGCAGATAAGTCCAATCTATTATAAACAAATAAATAAATAAATATAGATAGACTCTTCATATCGTAAGAAACTGCGAACAAAAAAAAAGATAATGAGGATCAAGATGTCCTTTTATTAATTATGAAATATTTATTGAAAACATCTTTTAAGTACTCAATGCACCAGACATTAATAAATATAACTCACGGCCTTCTGAACCAACCCCATTCCTAAAGTAAGTAAGAAACCAAAACCATAACTGTAACACAACAGGCCCTTTCGTAAATCGTAACAATAATATACATTTTGCAAATCCAGAAAGTTCTGGAATATTGGTCAAGCCGGAGCATTATTATTAAAACTTACATATTGTGAGCTAGAAGTGCCTCCAGCTGCGTTTTTCATCATGTCTGCAAGCTTTAAAATGATATCCTTTGCGAGAATATATGAAATGCCTCCTGAAATAATGGGAGATAGAACTCAATATTTATGTGTTAATCGCATCAACTATATATTAGCTTTTCTTGAAAGTAAAATGTTTGCTTGTAACATACTGTTCTGTAGCTAATATGTTCAGAATGATAAAACATAGCACCCGAGTAAAAGTGCACCTACCAAGTTTCTCAATCAAAAGACCTGTGACAGTTAAAATGTGCTCCTTTGGAATTCCATCACATGAGTTAAGTGTACTCTCAAAGACAGTGCATACACTTCTTGCTGCATTTATATTGTCTCCACCGGCTAAGTTACCCTCATCTTCACTAGACAAGCTTTTCTCGGTCAGAAGATTATCAGTATCAATGTAGCTGCTGATCAAATCTTTTAATATAACTGAGGCCTGGGATGCAACATCTTCCTCGGAAGTCAGAAGACCTAAAGCATAGGAAACGGAAAGTTTGAATTCATTACAACAGATTGAAATCCAAGTCCGTGTAATGAAGAACAAAAGAGCTACCTGTCAATGACCCACAAACTAGTGGAAGTTGCCTTAGACACAATGTCGGTTCCACTGAGTTGGCTTTCTCCAAAGCATTTTTTAACAAGGTACTCACATGAAGGACAGTGTCAGCAGGATTCTTCTCTTGTAAAGATACATAACCAGTCAAAGAAGTTATGACTCCTTCAATCTCAGGAACAACAACTGTATCTTCTGAACTCTTGAAGATAGTATCAATCGCTTTGAGAATCTGCCTCGTCAGCGGCGAGAACTGAGACCCCATAAGCTTACAAAGTTCCGAGAAAACACAAGAACTAACTTCCGCAGAGAGAAAAGGAACTGTAGCACTGAGAACATTTAGCACATGTGCAGCCTCTGCGTTCTCAGATTTCAAAGCCGACTCAACCTTAGAACCTTCCACAATCTTTTTCGAGCTTAGTTCAGACAGAACAGACTTATGTTCTTTAACTAAAGCGTATAACGTATCACTTGCTTCCTTGATAACGGTAGATGACAGGAGAGAACCAAATAGCTTCTCCAAACACTCTTGAGCGCATCTTCTGACCTAACAGAGAGCAAACACACACAAACCCAAAGATTAAAACTTTGAGAAGAGGGCAATACAATATAACTAGAATTAACAAAAGGTGATACCTTTGGACGTTTATCAATAGAGAATTTGAGAAGTGAACCAAACCCAATTCGAATAGATTCCCAATCATCCAAATCGCAAAACCCAACAAGCAAAGTCCCAATACACTTCACACCAGCTCTCAAGCTAGCAACACCTAGCTTCTGCCCTTCTCCATCAATTGGCTTCACAAGAACACCCACAGCCTCACGAGCCATAGTCGCTGAGATTCCTCCGTCGGGAACCAGAGGAACGACTATTGACAAAAACGTAAGCAAAGCAGAAACCGCCATGGGATCCTCCGTGGAAGAATCCAAAGAGGATATAGCGGCTGCGAAGAAAGCAGGAGGAGACGGAGGAAGAGACTCCGACGTGAGAATCGAACGCATTGCGGCGGCGGTGGCGACGAGGTGGCGGTGCTGGGAGGCGGAGGACTTAGCGTAACGGTCCATGAGCTGCTGGCAGATGTCGGAGTCGCCATCTTTGAAGGAGATCTCGTCGGTTTCGTCTGCTCTGTTTTGGTGCTCTGCTTCAACGGCGGCCATAGCTCCGAGAGGTTTTTGATTTTAGGGTTTAAGGGAAAAAAGAAAAACAGACTTTATAATCCAAGTGTGGAAAATATCCGGTTTGATTTACCCGTCTCTAATTCTCTGATTGGTTTAGTTTAGTTTGATTTTATTAGGTTTACATTTTGAGTCATGTGGCATCGGTTCATCCCATATATAGACCAGTTTATCCAGTTTGATTTCTTTGATAGTTGTTACCCATCAGATCTGGAAACAGAAGTTAGTTTTGAAATCTTGTTTCTAAAAAGAATACTGAAAGTTTACATTTCTATTTTTTTTTCAAATACGTATAGTTTGTAGAACCATTTTGCTAAATGTTTAACTATACTAAAAGTTTGTGTGAGTTGAAGTTTTAGTTCAGTAGTCTAAAGATGCATGATATTTTCTCTATAGGTTATATTTATATATGTACTAATGTACATCTAACTTATTAGGAGAATAACTCTAAATGTCTCATACCCTCCTGAGACCATTCCCACTACTCCCTCTCAATTCATACTGTCATTTTATTTTTGCATTCCCAAATTTAGCCTTTACATTTAATTTTCCAATTAAATAAACAAACTATCCATAAATAAATCCCCATAAATTAGATTTCCAACCACCTGACCCCACAGACAACCTTAGCCAATTAAATCACTCAATCCACTCCGTTTCTTTTTCCCAAAACGTTCGTTTGTTTTCTCATCCTCCATTGTCGAAATTTAAAGCTCAAAAAGAAGGTATTTCTTGTTCGTTTTTGATGGTTTTTTTAATGAATATCATTAAAATGAAGTTTCTTTCGTGGGTGATAAAAAAATGTAAGATTTGATGTAATTTTCGTGAGTATAAAAACGTTTTTTTCATAAATGTGTTTTTGGATTTCTTCATTTTATATCCGTTTTTGATGATTTTTTTTGTAGAATACCATTAAAATGAAGCATATATCATGGGTATGTAAATGATGTAAGATTAGATGGAAATTCATAGAGATTGGAAACAGATTTGAAAATTGTGTTTAGGCTTAAACATTGTTGAGCAAAAAAAAGAAGTTTAAACTTTGTTTGTGGGAGACTCTGTGGGTCTGTAGTATAGTAAGATGTTTTAATGGTCGTAAATCTGATAGTAGTGGTATAATCAGAACAATGTCGTCATTAAAAAGTAGATTGTTTCTTAAAATGAAAATTTCTGGGTACTACTAAGGCAACTGTATTACTATGGCCAAGTAGTGTTACTAGTACTACTTGTATTACTATGTAGACAAGTTCGACTGGAATTACTGGTATTACTATATTAGATAATAGTAGTGAAATGAATTAATTTGTATTTCTTAATAATAATAATTCTAATGATAATGCTATTATATTTCAAGAAAAATGCAAAATCCACAATGCACAATCATTTGGTTTGATTATGGAGGATATTATATGAAGGATGGGGCTGAAATAAAATGGATCTCGGGCGATGATGAAGGAGGAGCTGAAATTCACACGATTGTGTTGAAGAAATCATTGGAGGAGGTCACTTATTCTGATTTGGTTGAGCGTATTTGAGAAAGATAAAGGTAGCTGAATCTAAGGTGGAAGTGAAGATTAGTTATTTTCCAATGGTATTGTATTCGTACAAGCCATCTTACATCTGGAATGATGAAGACGTTTTTGGTTATCTACTGCAAATAAATCATGAGAAGTGTAGAAGTGTTCTACATGTGGAGTTCAGCAATGAAGATGTGCAACTTTCAGAAGAGGATGATGAAACTGATGTCTATGTCGGTCTATCTGATAGAGAGGCTACTGATATAGAGACTGGTGATGAAGATGGTACTGAGAATGATGCAACTGATTACGAAGGTACTGGTGGTGTTCTCACTTTTCACGAAGACATTGAGATGCATGATGGTGTCTATCAGCCACGGGATGATGGTATGAATTTGGTTTCCCTTCACCTTCTTCTTGAACATCTTTCCCTTCAGTTTCTTGTTCAACATCTTTGCCTTCTTCAACTTGAGCCTCGGTTTCATGTTCTTGTGTTGCATCAACCATTTCCGCGTCATCTGTCTGAGCTTCTTTTTCCTTTTTCGCTTCCTTAGAATTATTTATGTTAAAATCCCAGTCAAAATCCATGCCCTGACTGTTAAAACCCATGTCCTGGTTGTCAAAAACCTTCTCTTTCAGTCTCCTTGCCATCCTCCTAACTTTCTTTTTCATGACACCTTGGCCTTTCTCAATGGCATCAAGCTGCGTGGCCATTACATCTTGCTTCTTACCCATCTTTCTTAAAAAGTATTGGCAATTTTCAACTGCACTCAGCCTCTTCTCCATTGCTTTCATCTTCTTAGCTTTCTCTTTTAAAACATGTTGGCTTTTTTCAATGCCATCAAGCCGCTTCCCATTGTCTCCACCTTCACATTCACTTCAGTTAAGGAAGCCATCAACCTCTCTTCAAACCCTTTCAAAATGTTTTCCAACCCATCATTAGAGGAGGATGCTTCCTCAGACACTTTCCCTTTGTCTTTCTTCTTAGGAAACTCTCTTGCAGCCACATCTAACTCATAGAGCTCCTTCCACCAGATAGGCTTCCCTTTTATAGTAAGCCATGCGCTCCACATGTTACTTGGTCCATCTTCCTTATCATACTCTAGCTCGTCTTCCACTATTCACGCCATGAGAGTTTCTTCATACGGAGTAGGAAGCAGAAACCTTTCGATTGTCTGAAATATAAACCAAAACAATATCATTTGCACAAAATTTTGCACAAAATTTTATCCCACTAACTTAATAAAAATAGGAGAACTGACAGAGATTATTTACCGTAGTTTCTCCAACAGTCTCGTACAAGTCCTCAAGTGGATAACCCTTCATACTGTTACTTATGAATTGCTTCTTGCACATCCTCGGACATTTACTCATACAGCCTGGTACTTGTTCTATATATCTTGCATTCAGAGCTGGAATACACTCAAACGCCAGAACCTACATAAAGAATTTGTCAAAGCCCAATCATACAACAAGTAAAATTTACCTCTAAAGAATAAGTTAAGAATAAGTTACCTCTAAAGGAACTATGAATCCAGGGAAGTTGACACTACTTTTAGGTTTCCCCTTGAGATGCTTCATCACTTTATTAATCGAATGGATGGCATCTTCAAATGTCAAGCGACCCCAAGGAAAAGTTTCACAAACTTCCAAATCATTGACGACTCTTAATATGAAAGTGTCCATGCGTCCATTATACCTTCCCTTCCCTCTGATAATCGTGCCTAGGAAGAATAGCACGACCATCTTGAGTCGATCCCCACACGATCTCATACTCAGCAACTTCGTCTTCACAGAATTCATTGTGATCTCATTATGTGACTGGAAATGCCTATCTACAAACTCAAAACTTCCCAACTTCTTATAGTTAGGCGGGTAATCACGGCAGTCCAATCCTGAGATGAGTGCATGCTCTCTCATGGAATACCGGATGGGTACTCCATTAACTGCAAACCAAGCTGTGTCCTCTTCTTCGCCTAAGGGAATAGTGCGCAGTAGAAGCATCCACATACCCTGCAGCTTCAAGTATTCTTGTCGAGGCATGTGGAAAAAATGGCTAAACTGAGGGTGCCTTTCAAACCAGGCCAAGTTATTCTTAAGCTCTTTGATGACATCCACCGTGTTGGTCACAGAACACTTGCTCTGTATCTTACACGTCTTGGTGTACTCGGTGTTCTTGAAGTAGAGATCACAAGGTGGCAGTGGTTGGGATTCCTGCAAAGCAAATAAAACCAATCAAATATTTTTATTCCTGCTACTCACAAGAACAATACAATTATGTACTAGTAATACTATTTACACCAGTAATACAATTATGTCCTAGAAGAACTAGTCATACAATTAATACACGACCAGTGACACTTAATTCAACTAAACCCAATACACGAGAAGTAACACTTTATTCAACTAATACGAAAATAATATTTTACCTCGGATGGAGCAGATAGATCATCACTTGAGTTCCCGTCTGAAAGCTCTTCTACATGCTCTTCTACTACAGGAGCAATGTTTTTTCGAGCTCTTGTGGTCGTTCCTTTTTTCTGATTACTCTGATTTTTCTGTCTGCGCTTCTTACGGCCTCCCATTATCTTGATCCTCTAAAAATCCAAAACTAACCAAGAACGAGAACCATTAATCTGCCTAATCTTAATACCATTCGCTCAATTAATAAATCTCCAAGTCTCTTTCAATCTATATATGCTCAAACGTTCAAAGACTCAATCCCCCAATTCGGTTTCACATATCAAACATTCAACCGAACATTCTCTCTAATCGAATACATACTCGTTTCATATATATTTTGTCCCTATTTCATAGTTTTTGTTTCAACAAAGCATCTCACCAATTAGATTTAACTTATCCAGTAAAAAAACCCCCACAAAATCGCAACAATTTGATCCAAAGTAAGAGTCTAAAATACCTTTTTATCATAACATATACCAAATCAAAGATTTCACTGTGTTTTCCCCCAATTTCATAATACAAACTCACTTACTAAAGATAACACCTTAGTTTCGTCTACAACCTACAAGTTTTCCCAATTTTTATCTAATCCAAATACAAAATACGACGAAAACAACCGGAATAAATTACTTACCAAGATGAAAGATGTCGATCTCTTGTCGATACGGAAGATGGAGGCTCGATTATTACAGAAAAAGAAAAAGAAACGAAGAGGATGAAAATTCTAGGGTTTGTCGTAGTTTCTGTCGCGAGAAAAAGAGAGAGAGTCGATTTACGAGAAATGAGAGGAAGTATTGAAACGGGAGCGTTTAGATTTAGGAACCGTTTTAGATTCGAATTGGTTTGGATAGGTCGGATATCTCTGGTCGGGTTAAGTAATTAGGTGATTTTGTTAAGGATACTCTTGTCTTTAGCCACTTTTTCATTTAAAAATAATAAAAAATATATATTTTTATTAAGTGGAGAATACAGGATTTTCAATGGGGGTATGGGGTATATGGAGTTAATCCCCAGCTTATTAGTTGGAAGTCTTGAAATATTTTGTTAGTGACATTGAACTCTTGAAGAGTTTGCATATTTTCTATGAGATATCTAATTTATCGGATTGTTTTTTTTTGAACACCAAATTGAATTAACTTGAAGCCCCATCACCAAACTAAACAATGAGGGAAGAGTAATTTTATCGGCGGATTGTTTTCTATTTTACATTTTTGTCTCATAAAATTTGGGAAACAAGAGGAACAAATAGAAAAAAATATACGGGAAAAAAATAGCAGAAATGAAAAGGAATGGTTGTTCTTTTTCAAATTTAACAAGAAATAATTTTATCCTTTAATTCTCTACAAAAACAGGAACGAGAAGGAGTGAGAGAGAATTATTATACCTTGTGAATGGTGATTTTTTATAGAAACGTTAGAGAATGCATTATTCTCCATCATTCCCCGGTCACCATTCATACCCGTAATATATTATTTTCAGTTAGTGTTTCAATTTTTCGGTGAATTTTGATAGTTTTAAAATGTTAGTATATGTGTATAAACGGTATACCAAATGAAGATATACCTTTTTAACACATATTCAATCAAGTAACGCGCCATGTTTCATGTCAAATTTTGCCAATTCCTTTTTGTCGTTTTGTAAAGCAATTATGAAATTGTCATTATCACACACTAAAAATATGTCTCGCCATTTACCAATTCTTGTTTATGCTTAAACGCGGTTGTTAAAGAAATTTATGAATATAACAAGCGCTGAAGAAGTAGTTCGATTCAACTTGAATAATTCTCTCCCAGGCACTAGTCTCCACAGAGGTCCTTAGCTAGTTGACTTTTACCGCTCCTCCTATTACCCGTTGTTTCTTACCTCTTGTGAACATGTTTCCCCTGCAAAATATTCCAAAATTCAGAACACATTCCTATTGTAGAAGTAACCACCGGATATTAGCTTACCTTGATCCAAAATTTGCCGGGTTCAGTCCCCGACCCGGGTCGGAGGACCGCCGTCTCCCACCTTCGGCGCTCTGGTAAGAACACTTCCTGGTTTATCCATGCTTGATACTCCTAACCAACTTTCTTGTTATGTCTCCCCTCCATAATCAGTGAATTTGATTATCTCTTCTATCTATCTTTGATAGCAAGTGAAATCTATTCTCAAAATTCAAGAATTTATCTCTAAGAACTTTCTCACGTAAAGTGTTGAATCATTACTAAGTCATTACTAGAGACATCTCAAGCTATCTACGGTATGTCTCGGCGACTATCCTACACAGAAAAAGGAAAAGGTCTTCAAAGACCTAACTCACCTCCTAGGCTTGGGAGAGTCAAGCTCCCTTACTATGACGCCACAGATCTGATGCGCAAGCACGAACTGACACTCATTGGAAGAATTACTAACCCGAGAGCTCAAAGGATGTGGTCACTAATCCCTTTCCATGCTGACCACTGGAAGTGCAAAACTAGACCCTTCGGCTCAGATCTGGGACAAGGAAAATTCCAGTTCCAATTTGAGAACAGTGAAGACCTCCAAACAGTTCTAGAAAACAGACCATATGATTTTGGCAAATGGATGGTCATTCTCCAACAATGGTAACCTAGCATCTCACCAGATTTCCTCTCCCAAATACCCTTTTGGATTCAAGTTCAAGGCGTACCTGTCCACCTCTGGAACGAAGCTATTCTGCGGGGCATTGGAAACGACATAGTATCTTTCGACTGCTGGGAAATCACCCCCTCAAAAGCTAGATTCAGAGCTTTTGTTAATGGACTCTGACCTCTAATGTTCGAGTCCATCCTTGAATTTTCAAATGGTGATGAAGTTATAGCTTATCTCGTATACGAAAAGTTGGAAAAACATTGCACAATATGTTGTATGTTAGACTATGAGAAAGAAGAATGCCCCCAACGCAACAGTCTAAGAAACAGTGCCAACTCACAGCGCAAGGAAGCTCCTTCGCCAAGAAGGGATGGCACCTCTGCGAAGAAACAACTCTCAAACAAACCATACTCCAAAGTTGCTGAGCCTCAACATTCTTCAGGTTTTATGAGAGACGCTAGAAGGACTGGCTACAGTCATCACCGCCCTTCTCCTCGTGAGCACCACTTTGAAACCAGCCACTATGAGGAAAATAGAAGAGCTCAAAGACTCACCTCTAGGCAACGTCAAGAGTCGTCTTTATCTCATCACTCTCAAACCTCTTGCCAATTATCTACTCATAGATCTGGTGAATGACGCTGGATTGACACAGGCAGAAGACTTCCCCAACCTGTCCACTCTCACCACAAAGATCCTCTAGCTTATGCAGACAAAGGGAGATGGGAAGAGCCAGAGACTAGAGCTTCAACCTTACAGAAAGTCGATCAAAGGGGTGAAGGAGTTTATACCTCCTCTGCTAGACCCCCACGATCAACAGTCCCACCCCTCCCATTGAGCAGACAGTAGAGTTTAATAAAGCATTCATCGAAGCCAGAGAAGAACTTAGAGAAGTCATGATTCAATACTCAAGTTGTGTTGATCCTACATAGAGCGCTGCAAAGAAAGAAAGAATGAGATTAGCTGAAGAAAAAGGAAAAGCAGAGGAAGTTGCAAGAAATATGGTTGCAG
This sequence is a window from Brassica oleracea var. oleracea cultivar TO1000 chromosome C1, BOL, whole genome shotgun sequence. Protein-coding genes within it:
- the LOC106311496 gene encoding RRP12-like protein; amino-acid sequence: MAAVEAEHQNRADETDEISFKDGDSDICQQLMDRYAKSSASQHRHLVATAAAMRSILTSESLPPSPPAFFAAAISSLDSSTEDPMAVSALLTFLSIVVPLVPDGGISATMAREAVGVLVKPIDGEGQKLGVASLRAGVKCIGTLLVGFCDLDDWESIRIGFGSLLKFSIDKRPKVRRCAQECLEKLFGSLLSSTVIKEASDTLYALVKEHKSVLSELSSKKIVEGSKVESALKSENAEAAHVLNVLSATVPFLSAEVSSCVFSELCKLMGSQFSPLTRQILKAIDTIFKSSEDTVVVPEIEGVITSLTGYVSLQEKNPADTVLHVSTLLKNALEKANSVEPTLCLRQLPLVCGSLTGLLTSEEDVASQASVILKDLISSYIDTDNLLTEKSLSSEDEGNLAGGDNINAARSVCTVFESTLNSCDGIPKEHILTVTGLLIEKLGGISYILAKDIILKLADMMKNAAGGTSSSQYVQQCIGAAVVAMGPVKLLTLLPITLHAESHSCTNAWLIPILRRHIVGASLEYYVDHIVPLAKSLMLTSKEAKKSGHGKTLRTCGHELLKLLPAFCNYPIDVPQKFGSLVKLMVKFIKKKSFMHEAVAVSLQMLVNQNKRKPKLSTDMDDEENANISEDAKPEVDSRFHYSKKASVKNMKTLASSSAELLQTLVDVLTASGTQISADFKVAIGCLASTLDSSVRKKILISLLNKFDPAGESEIKGQVNQSNDSNDEEKDYNSATKTQLKRSAVLDLASSFVEGAKEDLIELIYNLVRQSFQATDEADLRGAYNTLSRILEEHGWFCSSHFAEVIEMLLSHKTPEDEASSKSRFACFHVLMAHGIQSSSEEENEKAFLILNEMILTLKDGKEEHRKAACDALVMVYTTLKNSSSMNSDELCPKLINMISGYISGTSPHIRSGAVSALSVLIYKDPEICLSSPELLSSVLSLLHTKSIEIIKAVLGFVKVLVSTSQAQDLQSLLQNLLYEILPWSSVSRHYFKSKVTIIVEIMIRKCGTRAVQLATPDKHKSFLQTVLENRSSKAKDKDETNDSQTTSIDSSREPRKRNHSSETTAKQDGGKEHNKFKRHKSTHHSDTNGRTGPKRPGNRNFGKHRVASGNNHKSGKDTRKPNRFRKAS